From a single Phoenix dactylifera cultivar Barhee BC4 unplaced genomic scaffold, palm_55x_up_171113_PBpolish2nd_filt_p 000780F, whole genome shotgun sequence genomic region:
- the LOC103724222 gene encoding uncharacterized protein LOC103724222, translated as MISYIFEIMALFQKRMKRGILKSLVCLLCFIPILCLLLLINLGLPEVSMDNSIKRSCKTLLPWKSSEEVKLGELGEMMVAMLPSDLPFTIFVPSEEAFEHVLKLRASDSLTEQKMNDTYATVSRVMGFSAVPQHLPSGAVPLHKEISFDSISGFRLYAWKDVKGTLVVNGVRSECVDVRKAEIIVHIMSGVIMDVEFEQSFSPDYDD; from the coding sequence ATGATCAGTTACATCTTTGAAATCATGGCATTATTTCAGAAGAGAATGAAAAGAGGCATTCTGAAAAGCTTGGTCTGTTTGTTGTGTTTCATCCCTATTTTGTGCCTGCTGCTTTTAATTAATTTGGGCCTTCCTGAGGTGTCTATGGACAATAGCATCAAGAGGTCTTGCAAGACTTTGTTACCTTGGAAGAGTTCAGAGGAGGTGAAACTAGGAGAGCTTGGGGAGATGATGGTTGCAATGCTGCCCAGTGATCTTCCCTTCACCATTTTTGTCCCATCAGAAGAAGCGTTTGAACATGTTCTAAAGCTGAGAGCCAGCGATAGCTTAACTGAACAGAAGATGAATGATACATATGCCACTGTCTCTCGCGTAATGGGTTTTTCTGCAGTTCCTCAGCATCtaccttctggagcagtacctTTGCACAAAGAAATATCTTTTGATTCTATATCTGGATTCAGATTATATGCTTGGAAGGATGTTAAAGGAACTCTGGTTGTTAATGGGGTCAGATCAGAATGTGTTGATGTCCGAAAAGCTGAGATTATTGTGCATATCATGAGTGGGGTGATTATGGATGTGGAGTTTGAGCAGTCATTTTCTCCTGATTACGATGACTGA
- the LOC103724223 gene encoding josephin-like protein isoform X1: MYICLKKVAMEVKQIYHEKQRLQFCLLHALNNLLQEKDSFTRVELDAIADKLVIEDPNRDSWTPLSIIFKPHHNVLTGNYDVNVLITALESRRKRVVWHDHRNGASSVNLSGETLMGIMLNIPVRKFGGLWRGRHWVALRSIGGVWYNLDSDLSSPQPFQREEEVKQFLDNVISQGGELLLVLNDRV, from the exons ATGTATATCTGTTTGAAAA AGGTGGCTATGGAGGTGAAACAAATCTATCATGAGAAGCAGAGGTTACAATTTTGTCTGTTGCATGCGCTAAATAACCTGCTTCAG GAAAAGGACTCATTCACTCGAGTTGAGTTGGATGCCATTGCTGATAAACTTGTGATTGAAGATCCTAACAGGGATTCATGGACTCCTCTATCGATAATTTTTAAGCCCCACCATAACGTGTTGACTGGAAACTATGATGTGAATGTACTCATCACAGCACTAGAGTCGAGAAGGAAAAGAGTAGTCTGGCATGATCATCGAAATGGAGCTTCTTCAGTCAACCTCTCTGGAGAAACTTTGATGGGAATCATGCTTAACATTCCTGTCAGGAAGTTTGGTGGACTTTGGAGGGGTAGGCATTGGGTTGCATTGCGAAGCATTGGTGGTGTTTGGTATAACCTTGACAGTGATCTTTCTTCACCCCAGCCATTTCAGCGCGAGGAAGAAGTAAAACAGTTCTTGGATAACGTAATCAGTCAGGGTGGAGAATTGTTGCTTGTGTTGAATGACAGAGTCTGA
- the LOC103724223 gene encoding josephin-like protein isoform X2, whose translation MEVKQIYHEKQRLQFCLLHALNNLLQEKDSFTRVELDAIADKLVIEDPNRDSWTPLSIIFKPHHNVLTGNYDVNVLITALESRRKRVVWHDHRNGASSVNLSGETLMGIMLNIPVRKFGGLWRGRHWVALRSIGGVWYNLDSDLSSPQPFQREEEVKQFLDNVISQGGELLLVLNDRV comes from the exons ATGGAGGTGAAACAAATCTATCATGAGAAGCAGAGGTTACAATTTTGTCTGTTGCATGCGCTAAATAACCTGCTTCAG GAAAAGGACTCATTCACTCGAGTTGAGTTGGATGCCATTGCTGATAAACTTGTGATTGAAGATCCTAACAGGGATTCATGGACTCCTCTATCGATAATTTTTAAGCCCCACCATAACGTGTTGACTGGAAACTATGATGTGAATGTACTCATCACAGCACTAGAGTCGAGAAGGAAAAGAGTAGTCTGGCATGATCATCGAAATGGAGCTTCTTCAGTCAACCTCTCTGGAGAAACTTTGATGGGAATCATGCTTAACATTCCTGTCAGGAAGTTTGGTGGACTTTGGAGGGGTAGGCATTGGGTTGCATTGCGAAGCATTGGTGGTGTTTGGTATAACCTTGACAGTGATCTTTCTTCACCCCAGCCATTTCAGCGCGAGGAAGAAGTAAAACAGTTCTTGGATAACGTAATCAGTCAGGGTGGAGAATTGTTGCTTGTGTTGAATGACAGAGTCTGA
- the LOC103724224 gene encoding protein ALTERED PHOSPHATE STARVATION RESPONSE 1-like, whose translation MGCGGSKVDSQEAVALCRGRSDLLADAIRYRYTLAAAHAAYSDSLLSLASSLHRFLSPVLPLPSHRKVDTPPSPPPPISVAGHSHSHSGSHIHFDDDDDDDDEASSHHHLPHETLPPDSFLNLYYARSHPPPPSVSVEHRPDSSETVRFGYSAAYPYYGAQNPNPVAYDPQPYPYFPYNYDGMGGGGGSSSPPLAAQLPRPPAASTGSSSSSSKAPPPPPSPPRTSTWDFLNPFDSFDRYYASYPPSRGSKEVRDEEGIPDLEDDEIEVVKEAYGDQKFVASTSAAAELGTIGGRSSVADHSHGHKSGLGAADDNPENEPQLVDKKVVSRDVRGKQEEKRSVAAPQRFHDLSEIVAEIKAQFDRASESARELSRMLEVGKQPYYRNNSVFEVSSRMVWVMTPSSPKGGDLLEFDDDKLSGSGNLSSTLQKLYIWEMKLYDEVRAEEKMRLLLDRNCKRLKHLDEKGAEAHKIDATRSLIRKLSTKIRIAIQVIDSISNKINKLRDEELWPQINELILGFERMWKVMLECHQKQHQAILEAKSLDSIASGGKFGEAHINSMMELEMELLKWISNFSTWINAQKNYVKALNGWAALCLHYEPEDTADGIPPYSPGRVGAPPVFVICNCWSQAMDQISEREVLNSIHAFATTIQHLWEQHNVEQHQRMMARKDLDMWLKAVQKKTQEIHKEVDALNKKLVLIPGQNGIPLYGEVHRGQTAEASSLQLVLRQFFEAMENFTATSVKAYEQLHKHCEEERLA comes from the exons ATGGGTTGCGGTGGGTCGAAGGTGGACTCGCAAGAGGCGGTGGCGCTCTGCCGCGGCCGCTCCGACCTCCTCGCCGACGCCATCCGCTACCGCTACACCCTTGCCGCCGCGCACGCCGCCTACTCCgactccctcctctccctcgccTCCTCCCTTCACCGCTTCCTCTCCCCCGTCCTTCCTCTCCCCTCCCACCGCAAGGTCGACACCCCTCCCTCCCCGCCTCCCCCCATCTCCGTTGCTGGCCACTCCCACTCTCATTCCGGCTCCCACATCCACTTCgatgacgacgacgacgacgatgacGAAGCCTCCTCCCACCACCACCTCCCCCATGAAACTCTCCCACCCGACTCCTTCCTCAACCTCTACTACGCCCGCAGCCATCCCCCGCCTCCCTCCGTCTCCGTCGAGCACCGCCCCGACAGCTCCGAGACCGTCCGCTTCGGCTACTCCGCCGCCTACCCTTACTACGGCGCTCAGAACCCTAATCCGGTAGCTTACGACCCTCAGCCCTACCCCTATTTCCCTTACAATTATGATGGaatgggcggcggcggcggatccTCTTCCCCTCCGCTGGCTGCCCAGCTGCCGCGCCCGCCGGCGGCCAGCACGggctcgtcctcctcctcctccaaggcCCCGCCGCCTCCCCCTTCGCCGCCGAGGACTTCCACTTGGGACTTTTTGAACCCCTTCGACTCCTTCGACAGATACTACGCCTCGTACCCCCCCAGCCGGGGCTCCAAGGAGGTGAGGGATGAGGAGGGGATCCCTGACCTTGAAGATGACGAGATCGAGGTCGTCAAGGAAGCCTATGGTGACCAAAAATTTGTGGCTTccacctccgccgccgccgaatTGGGCACTATTGGTGGGCGCAGCAGTGTTGCAGACCATTCGCACGGTCACAAGTCCGGATTGGGGGCAGCTGATGATAATCCAGAGAACGAGCCGCAGCTGGTGGACAAGAAGGTGGTGAGCCGTGATGTGCGGGGGAAGCAGGAGGAGAAGCGGAGCGTCGCGGCTCCTCAAAGGTTTCATGATCTCTCCGAGATTGTGGCTGAGATCAAGGCCCAGTTTGACAGGGCATCCGAGTCGGCCAGGGAGCTCTCTCGCATGCTCGAGGTGGGGAAGCAGCCGTATTACCGCAACAACTCTGTGTTTGAAG TTTCATCAAGGATGGTGTGGGTGAtgactccttcctctcctaaAGGTGGTGATTTATTAGAGTTTGATGATGATAAGTTATCGGGTTCCGGGAATCTTTCTTCAACACTGCAGAAGCTGTATATATGGGAAATGAAGCTTTATGATGAAGTCAGG GCTGAGGAAAAGATGCGGTTACTTCTTGATAGGAACTGCAAACGGCTGAAACACTTGGATGAAAAGGGTGCGGAAGCACACAAAATTGATGCTACTCGATCCTTGATTAGGAAGTTATCTACAAAGATAAGGATAGCTATCCAGGTTATTGACTCTATTTCAAATAAGATAAATAAGCTGAGGGATGAAGAATTGTGGCCACAGATAAACGAGCTTATTTTAGG GTTTGAGAGAATGTGGAAAGTAATGCTCGAATGCCATCAGAAGCAGCATCAAGCCATATTAGAAGCTAAAAGCCTAGATTCCATTGCATCAGGTGGGAAGTTCGGTGAAGCCCATATCAATTCAATGATGGAGCTTGAAATGGAGCTGCTGAAGTGGATTAGCAATTTCTCTACTTGGATTAATGCTCAGAAAAACTATGTGAAAGCCTTGAATGGATGGGCAGCATTATGTCTTCATTATGAGCCTGAAGACACAGCTGATGGGATTCCTCCATATTCTCCTGGAAGAGTAGGGGCTCCGCCTGTTTTTGTTATCTGTAATTGCTGGTCACAGGCTATGGACCAGATTTCTGAGAGGGAAGTGCTCAATTCTATACATGCTTTTGCCACTACCATACAACATCTCTGGGAGCAGCACAATGTTGAACAACACCAACGGATGATGGCAAGGAAAGATCTGGACATGTGGCTCAAGGCTGTACAAAAAAAGACACAAGAGATTCACAAAGAAGTGGATGCATTAAACAAGAAACTAGTGCTCATTCCTGGCCAGAATGGTATTCCGTTATACGGAGAGGTGCATCGGGGCCAAACAGCTGAAGCAAGCAGCCTGCAATTAGTTTTGAGACAATTCTTTGAAGCCATGGAAAATTTCACAGCTACTTCTGTGAAAGCATATGAGCAACTCCACAAGCACTGTGAAGAAGAAAGACTAGCTTAA